TTGTTATGATtgagttggccagaaagttcatttgggttttggGAAAAacttaaatgaactttttggccaacccagtactgttgatgggtggctcagtggtaaagaatccaccagccaaacagcagatgtgggttcaattcctggattgcgAAGAtccttcagagaaggaaaaggcaacccactccagtattcttgcctgggaaatcccatggacaaaggagtctggtgggctatagtccatggggtcgcaaagagttggacacgactgagcaactaaataacagcatTATTGATAGCTAACGTGTAGGCGTGACTCTGCCACCTTGGCTAGATTTCCTGATCTCTGAGCCAGTGACCTGTGAGATGGCACTGTGGTGATCCCCTATTGGGTTGCTGTGAGCATAAGGAATTCCCTGGGTGTGACCCCCATCACTGTGCTGGGCTAGAGAGGGCACTTGCTAGATGTTAGGGCAGTGCTGCCTCAGACTAAGctggaaggagaaaggagacTGAGGCCTCTCTTTCAGACACCGTTTTTCACTTATGTCTTTTCCTGATCATTTCAGAATGATCATGGGCTGGAATTGGATGAGGGGGTCACTTGAACTGCCAGATAGTTCTTTGCCTCTCTCCCTGACTTCCCCTTCTTCCCCCTCCAGTCCTTGGCAGTAAATCAAGGCCCTGAGTTGCCACAGGGAAATGAGCAActgaggcctttttttttttttaatcgagtGATATTTGGTTCAGGTGATAAAACTGactctcccctcccaccacccaaaAGCTAGATCAAAccaatgggaaaataaaaagttttcgtAAGAAAACAACAAGACTCGGACTTCCttagtagtccagtggctaagactctgtgctcccaatgcaaggagcccaggtttgatccctggtcagggaactagatcccacatgcttgcaGCAAAGAGTTTCCATGCGCtgctaaagatcctgtgtgccacaaggaagacccagcgcagccaaataaataaaaactttaaaagaaagaaaccaatatttatgaaagaaagaaagaaaacaagactcAGACAGAATCGTCCAGATAAAAGAACCTCGggtctttgggggcttcccaggtggcgcagtagtaaagaatccgcctgccagcgcaaaagacaaaagagaagtgtgttcgagccctgggttgggaagataccctggaggagaaaatggcaacccactccagtgttcttgcctggagaatcctagggacagaggagtccagtgggtatccacggggttgcaaagagtcagacatgactgagcaccgtGTGGATATAGGATTAAGTGGGGGAATACTTCAGGTTAGGCCAAATAAGATGGACATTTCCTGAAACCACACTGCTCTTTCCATTAGTCCAActtcacctctatctcctcccctGTGTCAGCCTTCTGCCTGCATCTGTTCAGACACTATAGTAACTCCCTGGACCTCAGGACTCTGCCGCCATGACCTCTGTCTGGAAAAGATCCCCACCATCTGCTGCCTGGGATGAGCAGGTCCAGAGATTATAAGAGACTCACCTGGGACATTTGCAGACACGTCTTCGGTTCCCTGGTTAAGGAAAAAGAAGGGGTAAGATAATTATCTCACCATGGCCAACAATTCCAAACATGATTTCTGCTTCACTTTTCCTGTTTATTTAGGATTATAAGTTTTTTCTAGTGTGGCTATGACtatttttttcaaagcaaacaAGAActacatcaacattttaaaaaatacatcataGGTGTTTGGTGGTCCAGTGTATAGGACTGCACactgccaatgcagagggccagggtttgatccttgatcagggaactagatcctacatgctaaaactattaataaaagatcccatgtgctgcaactaaaacccagcgcagccaaacaaataaatatttggaaaaaatacatCATAATAAAGTAAACTTGTAAAATGACAGTGCATAGTAATGACTGACACTGAAAAGAAGATTAATTTACTAAAACACAAGCTATAaagcatatttacattttatagtttaataattattattaaaagttaaaaattaaagtatagttgatttacaatattgtgttagattCAGatgtatagtaaagtgattcagtttttatacatgtaaatatatatatatgtaaatatatggggcttccctggtggctcagatgataaagaatctgcttgcaatgcaggagatccagatttgattcctgggtcaggaagatccgctagagggggaaatgacaacccactctagtattcttgcctaggaaattccatggacagaggagcctggtgggctacagtccatggggtcccaaagagtcggatgtgactgatggaataacacatatacatatatatgtaaatgtatatatacatgtatatgtaaataaatatttcagattcttctcctttATAGataattacaagatattgaatatagtgctATGCAATAAGTAGCATTTAACTCTTGAGAACTGAGGTGAGGTCTTCTTTCCCACCCTTCTTCACATCACTTTAAAAAGCATTGCAAATACAGACGTGGGTGAACGTGGGTTAGTACGACCACCTGCAGTAGGATCCAAATGGGTGGGGGCTCACAAGGAGGGGGCCAAGGATAAACCACTGCCTGTAGTGGTTTTGACCCGGGCTTCCTGGGCTCTGGTGCCAGGGCCACAGCCGGGCCCCGCCCTGCTCCCATccccatcctgctgctgctgctgctaagtggcttcagtcgtgtccaactctgtgcgactccacagacggcagcccaccaggctcccccgcccctgggattctccaggcaagaacactggagtgggttgcgatttccttcccCATCCTAGGCGTTTGTAATAAGCCCAGACCTGCGGGCTTTGCGGGTGGAACACCCCACCCCTGCCGCTGCCGCTCCGGGGATGGGGGCTATGCCTTCCTAAAAACTTCCCGGGATGTGGAAAGAGAAGGGGTTTTCCCTGCGTTCTCTCTCCAGGAAAGACATAGGCAGTGCCTGGCCCTGCGGTGCAGCTCAAAGTTCCAAAAATCCGAACCCAACTAACTGAACTGCCCTCAAGGGCTGCCTAAAGCAAAGCGCTGCAAAAATCGGGCTGAGTCTTCCCGCGCGATTCCCCAGGACTTACGGCGGTAGCAAATGCATGTGATGACCAATGAGAGGAGAAGGACGGCGCAGGTCCCGGCCAGGGGAGCCCAGATGTAGATATCGCAGGCGAAGTCCAGCCCGCCCTTGTCCACTGACGACACAGAAGACGCGGACATTTAGGAGAGGGCCCGggatccccaccccaccctggggaCCCCCCCACCAACCCTATCCCACCCCGTTGGTGCGGGCACGTCCCTTTTCCCGTTCCGGCTTTCGTTTCCCCACCGCTTGGGCTGCTAGGAAGATCAGCGTGGCCCCGGCGAGGGCCTTTGCCGCGCCCGCCTCACCTGTGCTGCCCGCCGAGGGCCGGCACACCTCTGAGCGCGGAGAGACAGACCTAGTCTGCGGCGCGATGGTGGGCGCGCGCGTGGATGGCCGCATCGCCGGCGTGGTGGTGGGCTTCGCTGCGGGAACAACGGAGAGTGGTTAGGGGCCGCGCTGGAGCTGTGCCCGCGTACCCTTCCCACCTCTCCGCCAGCCTTTGCTAAGGGGGCACTCCCTCCGGATTAGCCACTGGAGGAGCCGTAGAGGCTCAGCGGAGCTCGGCGCTCAGCGCGGGGAGATGCTGAAAGACCACCTGGTCGTCTGAGAACACTGGGTGCCTTGGACATGAACACAGAGGCCCGTGCCCCTCCGCCCAGCCTCTCTCCAGGGCCCCACCAGAAACGTCGAGGGCTtggaggaggcaggggtgggagggggggacACCGGCCTTCTACTGATCAGCAGTGGGAAGCTCAGATAATTGAAGTGCAATAACTTGCCCAGGATCATACTAGCTCGGAACTCGAGCCCAGATCAACCAGACCTAAAAAGTCACCTTGAATTACTACCCAGTCGCACcctagcctcagttttctcctctgtgaatTGGGAACAGTATCTAAGTAGCCCCCAGAGGCTCGAACCCCAAGAGACTCGAAAGTAGCGGTGTCCCTGTGAAAAACGGACTCAGACGCGAACCCCAAAGCCGACCCGGGGCGCCGAACCTGGCAAGAAGACAGGCACGAAGTTACTGAAGTACAGGACCGAGTTGCTCAAGACTGAGCAAAAATAGTAGCCTTGGTCCTCCTGGCGGAAGTTTCTCAGGGTGAGCTGGAATTTGGAGCCGGTGACCCTGGCGCCGGAAATGTGGTCGGGGTCCAGTCCCTGGGCTAGCTTGACCCGTTGGGACGAGAGATACATTAGGAAGGTGGGTCTGGGGTCGTCCCCGGGTATCTGGCGGAGCCAGGAGCACCCTGACGCCATGCCGGACTGCACCACCTCGCATTGCAGCTCCACCGTCTCGCCCAGTCTGGTCTCCTTCTGCGTCGGCGACATCCGGAACGAGAGCGACCCTAGGACCTTGGGGGCATCTGCAGGACACGGGTAGCGAGACTGAGCTGGGAGCCAGGCGCCgactcccccacctcccccagtcccatgccagccccgcccccgcctcccccagGGGTCGCCAGCTCACCGAGCAGCTGCAGGGCCAGCGGCAGGATCAGGGAGGTCAAGAGTGAGGCCATGGCGCGCTCCCCGCCGCGGAAACTCCGAGGCGCGCAGCAGCCGGTGGATCACCGACGGGAGGGCGAAGTTTCGCCCTTCGACCGGCCTCCGAGCCCGATTTCGAATTCAGAGGATGTGATGTCACTTGAAGCCCCGCGGAGAAGAGAGTCGCCCTCCTTTTCGCGGTTGTCACCCTCCAGCCCAgagaggggtgggggtgtgggggtccGTGAATGGGGGCCGTCGAGGCAATCTGGCCAGGTGGAGAACAAGGACAAGGATGGTTGGACGTGGCCCTTGGAAGGGCTAGCTTGTGGGTGTGACGGAGGCAGATAAGAGATTTCTAGAAGGGAGGGTGAGCgagcaggaaggagagagaaatgtcCACTTCCTTTGACCTCATTCAGAGTGGCCCTGGCACTGACAACTTGGGGCTTTAGGTCCCGGGGAAGTGGGCCCTGAGGGCTGAGGCTAAGAGGAGTTAGTGACTGGCCCACGTCTGGGGGACTCCGACAGGGGCGTCTGGGTGCCCACAGAGGAAAAAACCTTCTTCCTTCCATTGAGGAGACTTCCACCAGTCAGCCAGTCAAGCAGTGTGTGAGGTTTGTGATTTTCTGCTTCTCATCCTCTTTCCTCAGCAGTTAAACCTGGCCACCACAGCCTCATTCCTTCGAGGCCACTGCAGCAGCCTCCACACTAGCTCCTGTTCCGGCCAGTCCCCCAACCACACTACTGTGAACAGTATTCTCCAA
This region of Ovis canadensis isolate MfBH-ARS-UI-01 breed Bighorn chromosome 3, ARS-UI_OviCan_v2, whole genome shotgun sequence genomic DNA includes:
- the CD8A gene encoding T-cell surface glycoprotein CD8 alpha chain, producing MASLLTSLILPLALQLLDAPKVLGSLSFRMSPTQKETRLGETVELQCEVVQSGMASGCSWLRQIPGDDPRPTFLMYLSSQRVKLAQGLDPDHISGARVTGSKFQLTLRNFRQEDQGYYFCSVLSNSVLYFSNFVPVFLPAKPTTTPAMRPSTRAPTIAPQTRSVSPRSEVCRPSAGSTVDKGGLDFACDIYIWAPLAGTCAVLLLSLVITCICYRRNRRRVCKCPRPVVRQGGKPNLSDKYV